A window of Desulfovibrio sp. UIB00 genomic DNA:
GCAGTCCGCAATCCATGACGAATTCTCCACTCATAGAGAGGCGGGGGCGTGGGGCCTCCGCCTCTCGCGTTTTACGCGCCGCAACTATCTTCAGTCAGCGACGGCCCGCCTCTCGTGCTGCCGGGCAGGGGCAGCACCGAAAAGGTTGAGCCGGTTGCGGCTTTGCCGCACCGCAAGCGAAAACTTTTCGTGCCTTTAGCCGAGCACAGCTCGGCGCTGTGAGCTTGTAGCGGGGGCGTGGGGCCTCCGCCTCTCGCGTTTTTGCGGGGTTTCCCAAGCCCACCCGCTAGAGAGAACGGCCCCTTCCGGGGCCGTTCTGATACGTCGGCAACAGCCAGGGCGTTTGCTGCATGTGCGCTTGCTGCTAGGGATAGAATCCCGTGGGTTTTTCCGACAGATTGATAAGAATATTTTTCTGCTGGGTGTAGTGCTCAAGGATGACCTTGTGCGTTTCACGCCCGATGCCCGACTCCTTGTGCCCGCCAAAGGGAGCGCCAGCCGGAATGCTGTTGTAGGTATTCACCCACATGCGGCCCGTTTCAACGGCGCGGCTTATGCGCATGGCCCTGTTGATGTCGCGCGTCCAGACCGCGCCGCCCAGACCGTAGGGGCTGTCGTTGGCCATGGACACAACTTCTTCTTCCGTCCTGAACTTGATGATGACCGCCACGGGGCCGAAGATTTCGTCCTGCGCCACGCGCATGTTGTTGGTGACGTTGCCAAGCAGGGTAGGACGCATGAAGCAGCCCTTGGCAAGCTCGCCATCTGTGATGCGCTTGCCGCCGCAGAGCACGGTGGCGCCCTCCGCCTTGGCCTGTTCAATGCAGAGCTGAATGGCCTTGAGGTGCGATTCGTAAATCTGCGAACCCATCTGTGTTGCGGGATCCCACGGCAGGCCAACCTTGACGCGGTTGAAGCGTTCCACGGCTTCTGCCACAAACTGGTCGTAAATATCCTCATGCACAAAGACGCGCGACCCGGCGCAGCATACCTGCCCCTGATTGAACAGAATGCCCATTTGCAGGCCGTCCATGGCCAGATCCCACTGACAATCGGGAAAGTAGATATTGGCCGATTTGCCGCCCAGCTCAAGGGTGGAGGGGATAAAGCGTTTTGCCGCTGCAAGGCCCACCTGACGGCCAACTTCTGTTGATCCGGTGAAAGCAAGCTTGCGGAAGCCAGGGTGCTCAAGCATGAACTGGCCGGAGCGTGAGCCGCGCCCGGTGATGACGTTGAACACCCCCTTGGGCAGCACGTCGGCAATAAGCCGCGCCAGTTCAAGCACGGAAAGCGAAGTGTGGTTGGAAGGCTTGAACACGGTGCAGCACCCGGCGGCAAGCACGGGGGCCAGCTTCCAGGCAGCCATGAGGAAGGGGAAGTTCCACGGCACAATCTGGCCCACAACGCCGATCGGTTCGCGAAACACCAGGGACATGGTGTTTTCGTCCAGCATGACTGCGGTGCCTTCATCAGCGCGCACCACCCCGGCAAAGTAGCGGAAGTGGTCGGCGGCAAAGGGAACGTCCACATTCATGGTTTCCCGGATGGGCTTGCCGTTGTCCAGGGTTTCCACCATGGCAAGGTGTTCTTTGTTGGCATCAATAATATCTGCAATTTTCAGCAGCATATTGGCCCGTTCAATGGGGTCGATCTTTTTCCAGCTGTCCCATGCCTTGTTGGCAGCCGCCACTGCTGCGTCCACGTCTTCCTTGGTGGCTTCGGCGCAGGTTGCCAGGCACTCGCCATTGGCGGGGCAGAACGTTTCAAACGTGCCGCCGTCGGAGGCCTGTCTCCACTGGCCGTCGATGAAAAGGGAGTACGAATCCTGAATGTCCGGTTTGTTCATGAATCACTCCTTTTTTTAAAACCATGATTGTCTGAAGGACAATAAGATAGATATATGGATTGCAAATCCATATTGAATAGTAGATTTTTGTTCATGCTGACATGATTTAATGCACATTGTGAAAAAAAATACAATTTAAAACTATATTTATATAATCATTCAACACTACAAAATCTGCTTGTTGCGTAGTAAATAAAGCAATACTGGCTTATATTGCAAATGTGTCACGATAATATTGCGTATCAGGATGGCTTGCTTAAAAAAAATATGGGATTCAGGCAGGATGTGTGAAAGCACCCGGCCTAAATCCCATAGTAAAGGCGATATGTTGGAATAAAATCAGCTTTTTGCTGCGCGGTAACCGTGCGAAAAGTCGGCGGCATACAGGCGTGAGGGCGCGCCCTCGCGGCTTTCTGCGGGCAGCACAAGAAAAACTGTCTGTCGGGTGAGGTTGTGGCGGGTTATGCACTGGGCCAGCTCGCCCAGCGTTGTCCAGTGCAGCTGCTCCTCGGGCCAACTGACCATATGGGCGCAAAAAACCTGGGTTTCTGACGGCAGGCTGCGCAAGAGCTCGTCCTGAAGGGCCTGAGCCGACGCTGCGGAAAGATAGACGGCCATGGAGGCCCCATGCTGGGCCAGCAGGTGAAGATGCTCACGCGCCGGCACCGGGGTACGGCCCTCAAGGCGGCTGATAATGAGGCTCTGGGTTACTTCCGGCACGGTAAAGGTAATGCCCGCCGCAGCCGCCGCAGCGCAGGCGGCGGTAACGCCCGGCACCACACGCCAGGGGATGCCGTCCGCATCCAGCAGGGCGGCCTGCTCGCGCAACGCACCGTACAGGGATGGGTCGCCCGTATGCACGCGGGCCACGGAGCGGCCCTCCAGCGCAGTTGCCCGCACCAGCGCATGGCACTGCTCAAGGTTCAGCGGGGCGGAATCCACAACCATGGCGTTGGGCGCGGCGCAGGCCACTACCTCGCGCGGCACCAGCGAACCCGCATAGAGCACAAGGGCGGCCTGCTCAATGGCATTGCGCCCCTTGATGGTCATGAGATCTGGATCGCCTGGCCCTGCGCCCACAAATGTAACGATGCCGGGCGTCATCCCGGTCTGTTGCGCGCTGTCCATGCGCTACCTGCCTTCGGGCTGTGCGCCGGACTGAATGGGAGCAGGCGCGGGTTTTTGGGCGGCAAGCAAAAATACGGGGTTCATGGCCGCCAAATGAACATCACCGCCAAGGCTCTTGCCTTCAGCTGCGCTGATTTGCAGAATTTCCACAGGCCAGCCCATGTCTTCAAAAAAGCGACGGCACAGGCTGAAACTGTCCAGAAGCACGCAACTGACCACCACGCGGCCCCCCACGGGCAAACGCAGGCATACATGCCCCAAGATGTCATCCCCGTCATCGCCGGAAAGGCCGCCGCCGATGAACACTCGCTGCGGATCAGGCAGGCCGGGCAAGCATTCGGGGGCTTGCCCGAGGCGTACTTCCACATTGGCCGCACCAAAGCGGCGGCGGTTTTCCTGAATGCCCATGGCGCGCCCGGCAGAGCGTTCCACCGCGATCACACGCCCCTCGTGCGCCAGCACGGAAGCTTCAAGGGCCACCGCACCCGAGCCGGAACCGAGATCCCACACCACGTGCCCGGCTTCAATGCGCAGCAGCGCCAGTGCGGCAGCGCGGACGGGCTTTTTGCTGATGAGCCCTCGGTCAACCGCGAGCTGGTCGGCGTCAAGCCCAAGGTGCGGGCGGCGGGCCGGAGCCATGGGTATCAGCACCATTGTGCAGGCCGGGCCAAATTCGCGCCCGGCGGCATCGGCCATGCTCAAATGGCTGACGCATTCATCGGCTGCGCCCATGCGCTCAAAAATATGGGCATCAAACCAGTCCACCCCACGGTCAAGCAGATGGCGGGCGAGTACATCGGGCGACATGCGCGCATCAGTAAGGATGCAGAGCGGCGCATTCTTGCCGCAGGCCACGTTGAGGGGGCGCAAATCATCGCGTCCGTGCAGGGAGAGGCAGATAACCTTGTGCCACGGCAGGGAAAGGCGCGCGCAAGCCTGCTGCAGAGAACTGACAGCGGGCAGCAGGCGCACGGCATCTGCCCCCATGCGGCGTACCAGGGTCGCGCCAATGCCAAACAGCAGGGGGTCGCCGTCTGCCAGCACAAGCACACGCTCCCCTGCGGCCCGCAACTGGCTGAGGCGGGTGAGCAAAGGCTCCAGAGGCGTGGTCAGGGGCAGTAGGCGCGCCTTGAGGGCGGGTCCTGCTGCGGGAGAGTCCTCCTGATCGCCTGCGGGCTGGTTTTCTGTTGAATTCCCGTCTGCGTCACGGGTTGCGTCCCCAGTTGCTCCGTTGCTGGAGTCCAGACTGCTGCCGGAAAATTCCTCCAGCAGCATGCGCCCGGCGCAGATCACATCGGCTTGCTCCGCCAGCTGGCGCTGGGCTTCAGCCAAACCTGCCAGGCCGCGCGGGCGTGCGCAGTCGAGGCCCATGACCGTGATGGGTTCCGGCGCGACAGTCGTTGGTTCAAAAACAAAGAATGACTGCAACATTTCCGACATGGGCGGCCAGTCGTCCTGCTCTGACGTGCCCGCAACGGCAGGGCTGGCGGGCGCAGCGGCGGGGGGGGCAGGAGCGGCCTGTGTGATATTGGCGGCAAGTGTGGTTGCTGCTGTTGCAGCGGCTTCGGCTGGCAACTCTGCGGGCGTGGCAGGGGCTTCATCCGCGTTTGCGGGAGCGGAATCCATAAGGAGGGGTTCGTCCCTGCCTGATGCGTCCGCATGTGCCGTTTCGGTATCCGCATTGTCAGAGGAACACTGTGCTTTATCAGCGTTAATCGGCGCGTCACAGTGCGGAGTGGCGAGTTCTGCAAAGGCGCAGATATTGGGGGCAACTACCGGGGCGTCATCAGCAGGAAACTCCGGCAATTCGGCAGCATGTTCATCTGGATGTTCGCCGGGAGTCTCCAGCGGGCCAGCGGCAAGGGCCTCGGCCTGAACGGCGTTGGTTGCGTCATCGTCCCGTGTCGGGGTGTCGGGCGTATGGGTTGGCACGGCAAAGCCGGGCAGTGAGACCTGTTGTTTCATAACGCCAATAATTCCCTGCCGTCAGTGTGAAAAAGGTGCAAGCTCACGGGGCGTCCTGC
This region includes:
- a CDS encoding aldehyde dehydrogenase family protein — encoded protein: MNKPDIQDSYSLFIDGQWRQASDGGTFETFCPANGECLATCAEATKEDVDAAVAAANKAWDSWKKIDPIERANMLLKIADIIDANKEHLAMVETLDNGKPIRETMNVDVPFAADHFRYFAGVVRADEGTAVMLDENTMSLVFREPIGVVGQIVPWNFPFLMAAWKLAPVLAAGCCTVFKPSNHTSLSVLELARLIADVLPKGVFNVITGRGSRSGQFMLEHPGFRKLAFTGSTEVGRQVGLAAAKRFIPSTLELGGKSANIYFPDCQWDLAMDGLQMGILFNQGQVCCAGSRVFVHEDIYDQFVAEAVERFNRVKVGLPWDPATQMGSQIYESHLKAIQLCIEQAKAEGATVLCGGKRITDGELAKGCFMRPTLLGNVTNNMRVAQDEIFGPVAVIIKFRTEEEVVSMANDSPYGLGGAVWTRDINRAMRISRAVETGRMWVNTYNSIPAGAPFGGHKESGIGRETHKVILEHYTQQKNILINLSEKPTGFYP
- the cobM gene encoding precorrin-4 C(11)-methyltransferase produces the protein MDSAQQTGMTPGIVTFVGAGPGDPDLMTIKGRNAIEQAALVLYAGSLVPREVVACAAPNAMVVDSAPLNLEQCHALVRATALEGRSVARVHTGDPSLYGALREQAALLDADGIPWRVVPGVTAACAAAAAAGITFTVPEVTQSLIISRLEGRTPVPAREHLHLLAQHGASMAVYLSAASAQALQDELLRSLPSETQVFCAHMVSWPEEQLHWTTLGELAQCITRHNLTRQTVFLVLPAESREGAPSRLYAADFSHGYRAAKS
- the cbiE gene encoding precorrin-6y C5,15-methyltransferase (decarboxylating) subunit CbiE — protein: MKQQVSLPGFAVPTHTPDTPTRDDDATNAVQAEALAAGPLETPGEHPDEHAAELPEFPADDAPVVAPNICAFAELATPHCDAPINADKAQCSSDNADTETAHADASGRDEPLLMDSAPANADEAPATPAELPAEAAATAATTLAANITQAAPAPPAAAPASPAVAGTSEQDDWPPMSEMLQSFFVFEPTTVAPEPITVMGLDCARPRGLAGLAEAQRQLAEQADVICAGRMLLEEFSGSSLDSSNGATGDATRDADGNSTENQPAGDQEDSPAAGPALKARLLPLTTPLEPLLTRLSQLRAAGERVLVLADGDPLLFGIGATLVRRMGADAVRLLPAVSSLQQACARLSLPWHKVICLSLHGRDDLRPLNVACGKNAPLCILTDARMSPDVLARHLLDRGVDWFDAHIFERMGAADECVSHLSMADAAGREFGPACTMVLIPMAPARRPHLGLDADQLAVDRGLISKKPVRAAALALLRIEAGHVVWDLGSGSGAVALEASVLAHEGRVIAVERSAGRAMGIQENRRRFGAANVEVRLGQAPECLPGLPDPQRVFIGGGLSGDDGDDILGHVCLRLPVGGRVVVSCVLLDSFSLCRRFFEDMGWPVEILQISAAEGKSLGGDVHLAAMNPVFLLAAQKPAPAPIQSGAQPEGR